The Pantoea eucalypti sequence ACCTCCTCCAGCGTCACGCCTGCCGCTTCCTGCCAGCCACTGATTGCGACTTCTTTGCGGTTACTGGCATCAATGCGCACGTCTAACGCGAGCACAATCGCCTCTGCGCCAAACTCCGCAAACCAGCGCTTTACCTCTTCAGGCTGTTTCACCGCGGTGGAACCAACCACCACACGACTGGCTCCGGCTTCCAGCAGCGCGTGAACATCGTCCCGGCTGCGAATGCCGCCACCGACCTGCACCGTGACATCAACGCCGTTAAGCAGAGTTTTCAGCAGCGCAATCTGGCGTTTCGCCGGATCTTTCGCGCCGGTTAAGTCCACCAGATGCAGCACGGTCGCGCCCTGGCTTACGTAATCCTGCAGACGGGGCAGCGGATCGCTGCCGTAATCGCGCTGTTGACCATAATCGCCCTGATGCAGACGAACCACTTTTCCGTCAATTAAATCTAACGCGGGGATAATCATTACATCTCCAGGAAGTTTTTCAGCAGCTGCGCGCCCGCTTTGCCCGAGCGTTCCGGATGGAACTGGACGCCGAAGAAGTTATCTTTCTGCACCGCGGCAGTGAAGGCTTCACCGTAGTGACACTGGGCGATGGTGCTGGCGTTAACGGGCATGGCGTAGCTGTGGACGAAGTAGAAGTAGCATCCTTCGTCGATGCCACGGAACAGATGATTGCCCGCCTGCGCGGTAATCTGGTTCCAGCCCATGTGCGGTAATGGCAGGCCATGAGTGTCCATCAAAGACACTGGCTCATCGATAATGCCCAGGGTCGGCACGCCGCCATTTTCATCGCTGCCGCGTCCCAGCAGCTGCATACCCAGACAGATCCCCAGCACCGGCTGGGTACAGGCTTTCACCAGATCGATCAGGTCACGCTCCTGCAGCTGGTTCATTGCTGCCTGTGCGGTGCCGACGCCGGGCAGAAAGAGTTTGTCGGCGCGCAGCACCACATCGGGATCGCGGCTCACGTCCGGGGTGTAACCCAGACGTTCAATCGCCCACTTTACCGATGAGAGGTTGGCGCAACCGGTATCCATGATCACCACGTTCATCACAGCACTCCCTTCGAGCTTGGCAGCGTATTGCCCTCAACGCGGATCGCCTGGCGCAACGTACGACCAAAGGCTTTAAACAGGCTCTCGACCCGGTGATGGTCGTTCTTGCCTTTGGTTTTCAGATGCAGCGTGCTCATCATGGCGTAGGAGAGCGAGCTGAAGAAATGCTCGACCATCTCGGTGCTGAGATCGCCCACGCGTTGATAGTTGAACTCTGCTTTGAACTCGATGTGTGGTCGGCCGGAGATATCCAGCGCACAGCGCGCCAGACATTCATCCATCGGCAGCACAAA is a genomic window containing:
- the hisA gene encoding 1-(5-phosphoribosyl)-5-[(5-phosphoribosylamino)methylideneamino]imidazole-4-carboxamide isomerase, which gives rise to MIIPALDLIDGKVVRLHQGDYGQQRDYGSDPLPRLQDYVSQGATVLHLVDLTGAKDPAKRQIALLKTLLNGVDVTVQVGGGIRSRDDVHALLEAGASRVVVGSTAVKQPEEVKRWFAEFGAEAIVLALDVRIDASNRKEVAISGWQEAAGVTLEEVITDFQQVGLKHVLCTDISRDGTLSGSNVALYQEVTARFPTIAFQSSGGIGDLNDIAALRGSGVQGVIVGRALLEDKFTVSEAIACWQNG
- the hisH gene encoding imidazole glycerol phosphate synthase subunit HisH, producing the protein MNVVIMDTGCANLSSVKWAIERLGYTPDVSRDPDVVLRADKLFLPGVGTAQAAMNQLQERDLIDLVKACTQPVLGICLGMQLLGRGSDENGGVPTLGIIDEPVSLMDTHGLPLPHMGWNQITAQAGNHLFRGIDEGCYFYFVHSYAMPVNASTIAQCHYGEAFTAAVQKDNFFGVQFHPERSGKAGAQLLKNFLEM